The sequence below is a genomic window from Cedecea neteri.
GGGCGAATCCCCTACCCGGCCCGGCAGTTTATTGGTCATTCCGCCGGTGGACGTTGCCGCCGCCAGATTACCGAATTTATCCAGCGCCACTGCGCCTACCGTGCCAAATTTTTTATCGGCATCAATTGGCTCAGCCGCGTCATGGTCCAGCAGCGTCTGTTGGCTTTCACGGGCGCGCAGCAGTTGCTGATAGCGTTCTTCGGTGGAAAAAAGCGTGGCCTCTACCGGCTCAAGCCCATTCTGCACGGCAAAACGCTCCGCCCCTTCGCCAATCATTAGCACGTGCGGGCTGTTTTCGAGCACCAGCCTTGCCGCCAGAATCGGGTTGCGAATATGGCTCACACCCGCCACCGCCCCGGCATTCAGGCTGTTGCCGTCCATCACGCAGGCGTCCAGCTCATGTGTACCAGTGCTGGTGAACACCGAGCCTATCCCGGCGTTGAACAGCGGGCACTCTTCCAGCAAGCGCACCGCCTCGGTCACCGCGTCCAGCGCGCTGCCGCCGCGTTCAAGGATCTGCTGCCCGGCTTCAACAATGCCGGAGAGCGCGCTAATAAATTGCAGCTCTTTTTCTGGCGTCAGATGGGCGCGGGTCAGGGCTCCGGCCCCGCCATGAATAGCGATAACGGCTTTAGTCATTCGGCATTGCCTGTTGAAAGTGGTATCCGGCAGCGTTTTTTCTATAAATATCAGAATCGTTGCCAAACATTGATACGATTTTTGAATATAGAAAGACGTAAAAGTGTTGTAAAGAAAATTGACTTTACTCAGTGAATCCCGGCCCGCCCCGGAAGAGAGAGAAAATGGCGACTTATGAAACTAAAGTCGCCATTTTTTAGGGTAATAACATAATCTTAGAACTTCGCGCTGATCCCCACGCTGTAACTCGTCTGGTTCCCGTCGCTTAAGCCTGCCGTCTGTGCCACCGCCGCGAATGCGGACACGGTATTCGAAAGTGGCATATCTGCCCCGATGGCAATATCGGCCCAGTTTTTATCCAGCTGTTCGCCGCTACGGCTGAAGGTCAGCGCCGTGGATTTTAGGCCGCCGTTCGCCCGGTAGCTGTCATCGCCGAACTGATGGCGATAGCTTGCCTGCGCCCAGGGATTAATGACGCCCAGCTTCGTGTCCACGCGCCAGCCCGCGCTGCCGATTTGCGAATGGCCGTTCTGGTCGCCAAAGCGCATAGCCGTGCTGCTGCTGCCGTTTTCGCTGTAGCCATTCACGTGGCTGTAATCCCAGGCGTATTGCAGCACCGGCCCCGTAGTCAGCCAGGTCGTGACGGGGATATCGTAGCCAGCCGTTAATCTCGCGCCGTACAGCCTGCCGTCGGTGTCGCCTTTTTCCGTGCGGGTTAGCTGCCCCAGCGTGATATCGCGCTGAATATTGGTGAAGTCGGCGGAAAGATAATGCACGTCACCGTTCAGCCAGGCCTGGCCCGCGCGAAGCTGGCCAAAGAGTGCCGCCTGAAAACCTCGGGTGTCGTAGCGGTAGCCGTCATCCGGGCGCTGATTGTCCAGCGAACCGGCGATCAGCCCGCCCAGCACCACGTTTTCGTTCAGCTGATAGTCGAGACCGACGGTCAGGTTGTTGGTGTTGCCTTTGCCGTCACCGGTTTCGCTATTGCCGCTGTAACGCTGATACGCCCCGCTGTAACCGCCAAACACGCCCAGTGAACCTGCGGCGTTATCGCCCTGGCGCAGCTGCTGATAGCGGCTATCAAGCGTTGCCCGGCTGCCGCGCACCATCGCCTGCGTGCCCTGGCTCAGGCGGGTGACCTGCACCGGGGCGACGATAATCGACTCAATGTACTGGGCTATGATGGTGTGAACCTGCGGACTCGGGTGGAAATGATCGGCAAACAGATAATCCTGAGCGCCGTTAAATCCAGGCGTGGAGCTGGTGCAATCTGTCGCCGCCACGCCCGGAGGACAGGCCATCCCGGCGGTGTTTGTCAGGCCGAATGCCTGAGGATTGGCCAGAATCTCCTGGAAGACGCCGTTGATGTCCGCCCGGGCGATATTTCCCCCATGCTGCAGCAAGGCCTGATCCTCAGCGCTGTTGTAGAACATGGTGAGCAAAGCGGCCTGCTGCACGGCCTGATCGTAGGCGGCTATCAGCTGTGCGGCCACGCCCTGCTGAACGAGTGGATTGGAACTGACGACGGAAGCCGCCGCCTGCAGCGCCTGATGAATCGCCTGCTGACGGCTCGCCAGGTCAGGCGTTTGCGCCGCATCCAGAGAAGCATAGGCAGCCTGAATAGCAGGCGTAGCCGCCGCCCCAAGCCCGGCGCTGAGAACTAATTCCATT
It includes:
- the iaaA gene encoding beta-aspartyl-peptidase; this encodes MTKAVIAIHGGAGALTRAHLTPEKELQFISALSGIVEAGQQILERGGSALDAVTEAVRLLEECPLFNAGIGSVFTSTGTHELDACVMDGNSLNAGAVAGVSHIRNPILAARLVLENSPHVLMIGEGAERFAVQNGLEPVEATLFSTEERYQQLLRARESQQTLLDHDAAEPIDADKKFGTVGAVALDKFGNLAAATSTGGMTNKLPGRVGDSPLVGAGCYANNANVAVSCTGTGEVFIRTLAAYDIAALMEYSGLSLQQAVDRVVMEKLPALGGSGGMIAIDNQGNVALPFNSEGMYRGFGFVGDAPNVGIYRDQES
- a CDS encoding autotransporter outer membrane beta-barrel domain-containing protein translates to MLTAAVGFTSSAFAFDSLTVFGDSLSDTGNNGRWTWNSSQNKLYDEQLAAHYGLTLTPSREGGSNYAAGGGTAVPALNPADNTQSQVQRYLNQTGGRADGNGLYIHWIGGNDLAAAATQPALAQGIAANSAANAAAQVGALLDAGAGLVVVPNVPNIGATPTLMELVLSAGLGAAATPAIQAAYASLDAAQTPDLASRQQAIHQALQAAASVVSSNPLVQQGVAAQLIAAYDQAVQQAALLTMFYNSAEDQALLQHGGNIARADINGVFQEILANPQAFGLTNTAGMACPPGVAATDCTSSTPGFNGAQDYLFADHFHPSPQVHTIIAQYIESIIVAPVQVTRLSQGTQAMVRGSRATLDSRYQQLRQGDNAAGSLGVFGGYSGAYQRYSGNSETGDGKGNTNNLTVGLDYQLNENVVLGGLIAGSLDNQRPDDGYRYDTRGFQAALFGQLRAGQAWLNGDVHYLSADFTNIQRDITLGQLTRTEKGDTDGRLYGARLTAGYDIPVTTWLTTGPVLQYAWDYSHVNGYSENGSSSTAMRFGDQNGHSQIGSAGWRVDTKLGVINPWAQASYRHQFGDDSYRANGGLKSTALTFSRSGEQLDKNWADIAIGADMPLSNTVSAFAAVAQTAGLSDGNQTSYSVGISAKF